A genomic segment from Thermostichus lividus PCC 6715 encodes:
- a CDS encoding ferredoxin-thioredoxin reductase variable chain, translating to MSVMEQPTLSVGLRVRVKPSTIMYHHPDHRNQPFDIQGLEGEIIAILSDWQGRPISPNYPCQVRFSPKFIAHLHPDELEVISDPPR from the coding sequence ATGAGTGTCATGGAACAACCAACCTTAAGTGTGGGGTTGCGGGTGCGTGTTAAGCCTTCAACCATCATGTACCACCATCCTGACCACCGGAATCAACCCTTTGACATTCAAGGGCTGGAAGGAGAAATCATCGCCATCCTCAGCGATTGGCAAGGTCGCCCCATTAGTCCCAACTATCCCTGTCAAGTTCGCTTTAGCCCTAAATTTATCGCACACCTGCACCCCGATGAACTCGAAGTCATCTCTGATCCACCCCGATAG
- a CDS encoding TIGR02652 family protein — protein MLSSGSHYPIFGPEIRCPHCRQVISALTLTDTYLCPRHGPFEADAKTQELMHLQSGRIWRLWDGEWYRQHTHPDGIRFEIHDALDRLYTQGYRATKVIIAQRYRDLFCAYLERNTPWRGSTDPQMLRLFGLPVEFSPPANTDERWDVINFDLEKEPGAPIRPPYFRMFD, from the coding sequence ATGCTCTCATCCGGCTCTCACTACCCGATCTTTGGTCCTGAAATCCGCTGCCCCCACTGCCGACAAGTGATTTCGGCCTTAACGCTGACGGATACTTACCTTTGCCCTCGCCATGGCCCCTTTGAAGCGGATGCAAAAACTCAAGAACTCATGCATCTACAGTCAGGGCGGATTTGGCGACTCTGGGACGGCGAGTGGTATCGCCAACATACTCACCCCGACGGTATTCGCTTTGAAATTCACGATGCCCTCGATCGCCTCTATACCCAAGGCTACCGAGCAACAAAGGTCATTATTGCCCAACGCTACCGCGACCTATTTTGTGCCTACCTCGAACGCAATACCCCTTGGCGTGGCTCCACAGATCCACAAATGCTGCGCCTGTTTGGCCTACCCGTCGAGTTTAGCCCCCCCGCTAACACCGATGAACGCTGGGACGTGATTAACTTTGATCTGGAAAAGGAACCGGGTGCTCCCATCCGTCCTCCCTACTTTCGGATGTTTGACTAG
- a CDS encoding serine/threonine protein kinase — protein MSDQYRDDNIGQTLMNRYRLTELIGKGSMGRVYRAEDVLLGGVPVAVKFLAQTLLNDRMKTRFAQEARAGALLGQKTMHVVRVLDYGMNNEEVPFYVMEFLEGDNLSDLLLEEPLPLARFLRIARHICLGLQVAHEGVIIEGQKCPIIHRDIKPSNVLVINDGTMGELAKVLDFGIAKFLGDISEQGQTSSFMGTLAYCSPEQIEGRELDHRSDIYSLGITMYELLTGKMPIQAETHSIGSWFKAHHFQKPVPFHVASPGLYVPPALEELIMSCMAKSPGERPQTTAEIIQTVSSIEEQLGISRITQPGSEPVAAKTSQPSAPPELPIALATVEEACWQSTWPSDKPVAEIVFPAPLYAQRESAASLWVMLPRAEIDRRMLNIRYNQFLFTTSPHPMILWITAIYDPKQGPRWLPCYLDMKLPRNQELCLLLSETGYYPLLFFSLEDPLHCINVRNFTIATFQRQLLRDWVETSKNLPSSASAVISRNLLKAEFENYKPQILTKLETVKTAAMID, from the coding sequence ATGTCAGACCAGTACCGCGACGACAACATTGGCCAAACCCTCATGAATCGGTATCGCCTTACCGAACTCATTGGCAAAGGTTCCATGGGACGCGTTTATCGCGCTGAAGACGTGCTGTTAGGCGGTGTGCCTGTTGCCGTCAAATTTTTGGCACAAACCCTACTGAACGACCGCATGAAAACCCGATTTGCCCAAGAAGCGCGAGCGGGTGCTCTCTTGGGGCAAAAAACCATGCACGTCGTTCGCGTTCTCGACTACGGTATGAATAACGAAGAGGTTCCCTTCTATGTGATGGAATTTTTAGAAGGAGATAACCTGAGTGATCTCTTACTGGAGGAACCACTGCCGCTGGCTCGCTTTCTGCGTATTGCGCGGCACATTTGCCTTGGGCTACAGGTGGCTCACGAAGGAGTCATCATCGAAGGCCAAAAATGCCCTATCATCCACCGTGACATCAAGCCCAGTAATGTGCTTGTCATCAACGATGGCACCATGGGTGAACTGGCCAAGGTGCTGGACTTTGGCATTGCCAAGTTTTTAGGCGATATTTCAGAGCAGGGGCAAACCTCCTCCTTTATGGGCACCCTTGCTTACTGCTCTCCTGAGCAAATTGAAGGCCGGGAATTAGATCACCGCTCCGACATCTATAGCCTAGGCATTACCATGTACGAGCTACTGACCGGCAAAATGCCGATCCAAGCCGAAACCCACTCCATCGGCAGTTGGTTCAAAGCCCACCATTTCCAAAAACCCGTACCTTTTCATGTGGCCAGCCCCGGACTCTACGTACCGCCAGCCCTCGAAGAGTTGATCATGTCCTGCATGGCCAAATCTCCGGGAGAGCGCCCCCAAACCACAGCGGAAATTATCCAAACGGTGAGTAGCATTGAGGAACAGCTTGGGATTAGCCGCATCACCCAGCCCGGAAGTGAGCCAGTTGCGGCTAAAACCTCTCAACCTAGTGCTCCCCCAGAGTTACCTATTGCCCTTGCTACGGTAGAAGAGGCGTGCTGGCAAAGTACGTGGCCCAGTGACAAACCCGTTGCTGAAATTGTCTTTCCCGCCCCTCTGTATGCCCAGCGGGAATCAGCGGCGAGCCTTTGGGTGATGCTCCCGCGGGCAGAAATTGATCGGCGGATGCTTAATATTCGCTATAACCAATTTCTGTTTACAACTAGCCCGCATCCGATGATCCTCTGGATTACCGCTATCTACGATCCAAAGCAAGGCCCCCGTTGGCTCCCCTGCTATCTCGATATGAAGCTGCCCCGCAACCAAGAGCTATGCCTACTGCTCTCGGAAACGGGGTACTATCCGCTGCTGTTCTTCTCCCTTGAAGATCCCTTGCACTGCATCAATGTGCGGAACTTTACCATTGCCACCTTTCAACGACAACTGCTGCGCGATTGGGTGGAAACCAGTAAAAACCTACCCTCGTCAGCCTCAGCGGTCATTAGCCGCAACCTGCTCAAGGCAGAGTTTGAGAACTACAAGCCGCAAATTCTCACCAAGCTAGAAACTGTGAAAACTGCTGCCATGATTGACTAA
- a CDS encoding chlorophyll a/b-binding protein has protein sequence MEDTKTIKSEDRNAWVFGFTPQAEIWNGRLAMIGFVAALLTELITKQGVLHFWGLL, from the coding sequence ATGGAAGATACCAAAACCATCAAGTCAGAGGATCGCAATGCATGGGTGTTTGGGTTTACGCCCCAAGCCGAAATTTGGAATGGCCGCCTTGCCATGATTGGCTTTGTGGCTGCCCTTTTAACAGAATTGATCACCAAACAAGGCGTGCTTCATTTCTGGGGTCTGCTCTAG
- a CDS encoding dipeptide ABC transporter ATP-binding protein has translation MATLLELHHLRVAYPPTGSSSATGFVVDDVSFALAAGERLGLVGASGCGKSTLGKAILQLLPKGSIVEGTIVLRGRSLTQLSRKDLQQLRGEQIGLVFQDPMTRLNPLMSVYEHCDELLRSHWPQLTRRSRQQRIVQTLEMVKIPASRLYQYPHEFSGGMRQRVAIALALLLDPQLIIADEPTTALDVTVAAEILDELTRLCQEQQKGLLLISHDLALMARYCDRLAVMHAGKIVEINTATTVLTQPQHPYTQSLLAAAHPHPLTTSALPEAAPVLVEVQGLQRHYRLGGWLQPKTIIPAVDGVDLCLRRGETLGLVGESGCGKSTLSRLILQLIPPTAGEVVFLGQSLGKLSPQDLRAARRSFQMVFQDPHACLNPKMTVGENLLEPLLIHRLLDRGRAQQRVLEMLNQVELTPSREYYQRYPYALSGGQRQRVAIARALITQPQFVVCDEPVSMLDAHIQRQILVLMQQLKERLQLTYLFITHDLAVARGFCDRIAVMHAGKIVEVAPTATLFAQPQHPYTQKLLAAAPSL, from the coding sequence ATGGCGACTCTACTGGAACTTCACCATTTGCGGGTCGCCTATCCCCCTACTGGATCATCATCTGCTACAGGGTTTGTGGTGGATGATGTTTCTTTTGCGCTCGCAGCGGGAGAGCGGCTGGGCTTGGTAGGAGCGTCAGGCTGCGGTAAGTCCACGCTGGGTAAGGCAATTTTGCAATTGTTGCCCAAGGGGTCAATCGTTGAGGGAACGATTGTGCTGCGGGGGCGATCGCTCACCCAGTTGAGCCGTAAAGACCTACAGCAGTTGCGAGGAGAGCAGATCGGGTTGGTCTTTCAAGACCCGATGACTCGCTTGAACCCTTTGATGAGTGTGTATGAGCATTGCGATGAACTGTTGCGCAGCCATTGGCCGCAGTTAACTCGGCGATCGCGGCAGCAGCGGATTGTGCAGACGCTAGAAATGGTGAAAATTCCTGCGAGTCGCCTGTATCAGTATCCCCATGAGTTTAGCGGTGGGATGCGGCAGCGGGTGGCGATCGCCCTAGCGCTGCTGTTAGACCCGCAGCTCATCATTGCCGATGAGCCAACAACCGCCCTAGATGTAACGGTGGCGGCTGAAATTCTCGATGAACTGACCCGCCTCTGCCAAGAGCAGCAAAAAGGGTTGTTGCTGATTTCCCACGATTTGGCCTTGATGGCGCGCTATTGCGATCGCTTGGCGGTGATGCACGCCGGTAAAATTGTTGAGATCAATACCGCCACAACCGTATTGACCCAGCCCCAGCACCCCTATACTCAATCCCTTCTTGCCGCCGCTCACCCCCACCCCTTAACCACGTCTGCTCTCCCAGAGGCTGCACCGGTGCTAGTGGAGGTACAAGGGCTACAACGACACTACCGCTTGGGTGGCTGGCTGCAACCCAAAACCATCATTCCGGCAGTGGATGGGGTCGATTTGTGCCTACGGCGGGGCGAAACCCTCGGCTTGGTCGGGGAGTCGGGCTGTGGCAAAAGTACCCTATCCCGTTTGATTTTGCAGTTAATTCCCCCTACGGCGGGGGAGGTGGTCTTTTTGGGGCAGAGCCTTGGCAAACTGTCCCCTCAAGATCTGCGAGCCGCGCGGCGCAGCTTTCAAATGGTGTTTCAAGACCCCCATGCCTGCCTAAACCCGAAAATGACAGTGGGGGAAAACCTGTTGGAACCACTGCTCATTCATCGCCTGCTTGACCGTGGGAGAGCGCAGCAGCGAGTGCTCGAGATGCTCAACCAAGTGGAACTCACCCCCAGTAGGGAGTATTACCAGCGCTATCCCTATGCGTTGTCCGGGGGACAGCGGCAGCGGGTGGCGATCGCCCGCGCCCTGATTACTCAGCCACAGTTTGTGGTCTGTGATGAACCCGTGAGTATGCTAGATGCCCATATTCAACGTCAGATTTTAGTGCTCATGCAGCAGTTGAAAGAACGCCTCCAGCTTACCTATTTGTTTATTACCCACGATTTAGCGGTGGCACGGGGGTTTTGCGATCGCATCGCGGTGATGCACGCTGGTAAAATCGTTGAAGTGGCTCCCACGGCAACCCTCTTTGCCCAACCGCAGCATCCCTACACCCAAAAGCTCTTGGCGGCAGCACCAAGCCTCTAA
- a CDS encoding ATP-binding protein, with protein MVEDTGCGIPSDELAKVVGFGQRGSNVQQRRTMGGGFGLTKAFLVTKRLGGRMWIRSVVGAGTRITLKVPLPIEGAASAVALVDSAD; from the coding sequence GTGGTTGAGGATACTGGCTGTGGCATTCCCAGCGATGAATTGGCTAAAGTCGTGGGCTTTGGCCAGCGCGGCTCAAACGTACAGCAGCGGCGAACTATGGGAGGTGGGTTTGGTCTTACCAAAGCTTTTCTTGTTACCAAGCGCTTAGGCGGGCGCATGTGGATCCGGTCTGTGGTGGGAGCAGGCACGCGCATTACCCTGAAGGTGCCGTTGCCGATAGAAGGTGCTGCAAGTGCTGTTGCGCTGGTTGATAGTGCGGATTAA
- the thiL gene encoding thiamine-phosphate kinase, protein MSDPEMTLGDCGEHQLIERLRFYCAPSMIGDDAAVFAPPQDQQMVFSTDVLVDGVHFSLGMASPVVTMTPFDVGWRAAAANLSDIAAMGATPIGMTVGMAAPSHCPVAVIEDIYQGLAACCHTYGTAIFGGDTCRSGVLSLSISILGAAPPERLIYRHTARPGDLILATGLHGAARAGLECLLQPEWAATVPTELRQLWVHAHQHPQPRLDVVQWLWQQSPAPRVSGMDSSDGLADAVLQICAASGVGAILSAEAIPKVPYLDPEQALAWALYGGEDFELVLCLPPAIAPDLCAMAGNHAAILGEITATPEVLLQQGKALRPLQHQHTFQHFSR, encoded by the coding sequence GTGTCAGACCCAGAAATGACCCTTGGCGACTGTGGCGAGCACCAATTAATCGAGCGGTTACGGTTCTACTGCGCCCCTTCAATGATTGGAGATGATGCCGCTGTCTTCGCACCGCCCCAAGATCAACAGATGGTCTTCAGTACAGATGTACTGGTGGATGGGGTGCATTTTAGCTTGGGGATGGCCAGCCCAGTGGTGACCATGACCCCATTTGATGTGGGGTGGCGTGCCGCCGCTGCCAACCTTTCCGACATCGCCGCCATGGGGGCAACACCGATCGGGATGACCGTGGGTATGGCTGCCCCTAGTCACTGTCCGGTAGCAGTCATCGAGGACATTTATCAAGGACTGGCGGCCTGTTGCCACACCTATGGCACTGCTATTTTCGGAGGGGACACCTGCCGCTCTGGGGTACTCAGCCTAAGCATTAGTATTTTGGGCGCTGCCCCACCAGAGCGACTCATTTACCGCCATACTGCCCGCCCCGGAGATCTAATTCTTGCAACTGGTCTGCACGGTGCTGCCCGCGCTGGCCTCGAATGCTTACTCCAACCAGAATGGGCTGCAACAGTGCCCACAGAACTACGGCAGCTTTGGGTTCACGCCCATCAGCACCCCCAACCGCGTCTAGATGTGGTGCAGTGGCTCTGGCAGCAGTCTCCTGCGCCACGGGTGAGTGGGATGGATAGCAGTGATGGGTTGGCCGATGCAGTGCTACAAATTTGTGCCGCTAGTGGTGTTGGCGCTATTCTTTCAGCGGAGGCTATTCCCAAGGTGCCCTACCTAGACCCAGAACAAGCCTTAGCTTGGGCACTCTACGGCGGTGAAGATTTTGAACTCGTGCTGTGCCTGCCCCCGGCGATCGCCCCGGATTTGTGCGCTATGGCAGGCAACCATGCGGCAATCCTTGGCGAAATTACCGCAACCCCTGAGGTTCTCCTGCAACAGGGCAAGGCCTTGCGTCCGCTTCAGCATCAGCACACCTTTCAACACTTTAGCCGCTAA
- a CDS encoding glycosyltransferase, which produces MAPLLSLCMIVKNEAHQLRRCLTSVQPWVDEIILVDTGSEDDTVAIAGEFTPHVYAVEWQQDFAAARNYSLQWATGEWIFYIDADEELIVTDSHWRSQLLDQGIDCFSVLRQEAGTHHNWSDFANVRFARRQPGLRFVGALHEQLNTAQGKVGALKGIHLLHHNQQTQEQFLKKIRDRNIPILEQMVQRGDRRLMNLVCLGDHYAACGRTEQSRDWYHQALDAIAEDIEQQRLPQETTWLRHLLFWATYTAFEAKDYDTAQYYASYGLRYFNAYPPLLYAAGLIVFELGLPRGALPYFHRCLDLFSRGTYDRSEPFDRQWMTTQPAYSLGFTYMTLQEQERAITYFQKTLEFNPHYQPAQQHLQHLLSATAPSG; this is translated from the coding sequence ATGGCTCCCCTCCTGTCTCTGTGCATGATTGTTAAAAATGAAGCCCACCAGTTACGGCGCTGCTTAACCTCGGTGCAGCCGTGGGTGGACGAAATCATCCTTGTGGATACAGGGTCTGAGGATGACACGGTGGCGATCGCCGGCGAGTTTACTCCCCATGTTTATGCCGTTGAGTGGCAACAGGATTTTGCGGCAGCTCGCAACTATTCTTTACAGTGGGCAACAGGAGAGTGGATTTTTTATATCGATGCCGATGAAGAACTCATTGTTACGGATTCCCACTGGCGATCGCAGCTCCTTGATCAAGGGATTGATTGCTTTAGCGTGTTGCGGCAAGAAGCAGGCACGCACCACAACTGGAGTGACTTTGCCAACGTTCGCTTTGCCCGTCGTCAGCCAGGGCTGAGGTTTGTGGGGGCGTTACATGAACAATTGAACACTGCTCAAGGCAAGGTTGGGGCACTCAAAGGGATACATCTGTTGCACCATAACCAGCAAACGCAGGAACAATTTCTCAAAAAAATCCGCGATCGCAATATCCCGATTCTGGAGCAGATGGTACAGCGGGGCGATCGGCGGCTGATGAACTTGGTGTGCCTAGGGGATCACTATGCCGCCTGTGGTCGAACCGAGCAGTCACGCGATTGGTACCATCAAGCCCTTGACGCGATCGCCGAGGATATTGAGCAGCAGCGGCTTCCCCAAGAGACCACTTGGCTCCGTCACCTACTGTTTTGGGCAACCTACACAGCATTCGAGGCTAAGGACTACGACACTGCACAGTACTATGCCAGTTATGGCCTCAGGTACTTCAATGCCTACCCGCCACTACTTTATGCGGCAGGTCTGATTGTCTTTGAACTGGGGCTACCACGAGGGGCACTGCCCTACTTTCATCGCTGCTTAGACCTTTTCAGTCGTGGTACCTATGATCGCAGCGAACCCTTTGATCGCCAGTGGATGACGACTCAGCCTGCCTATAGCCTAGGGTTTACCTATATGACCCTCCAAGAACAGGAGCGTGCTATTACGTACTTTCAGAAAACCCTTGAGTTTAATCCGCACTATCAACCAGCGCAACAGCACTTGCAGCACCTTCTATCGGCAACGGCACCTTCAGGGTAA
- the psbO gene encoding photosystem II manganese-stabilizing polypeptide: protein MKYRILMATLLAVCLGIVSWSTPAMAAKQTLTYDDIVGTGLANTCPTLDDSARGSYPIDSSKSYRVVQLCLQPTTFLVKEEPKNKRQEAEFVPTKLVTRETTSLDQIQGELKVNSDGSLTFVEEDGIDFQPITVQMPGGERIPLLFTVKNLVATTQPNITSITTSTDFSGQFNVPSYRTSNFLDPKGRGLAAGYDSAVAIPQSSDEQLARANVKRFSLTKGNISLNVAKVDGRTGEIAGTFESEQLSDDDMGAHEAHEVKIQGVFYARIEPA from the coding sequence ATGAAATATCGCATTTTAATGGCGACTCTATTGGCGGTATGCCTAGGAATAGTTTCCTGGAGTACGCCAGCTATGGCCGCAAAACAGACTTTAACCTACGATGATATTGTTGGTACGGGTCTGGCCAATACTTGCCCGACACTGGATGATTCTGCGCGGGGTTCCTATCCCATTGATAGTTCAAAATCCTATCGGGTGGTGCAACTGTGCTTACAACCTACCACGTTCCTAGTGAAAGAAGAGCCAAAGAATAAACGGCAAGAAGCTGAGTTTGTGCCAACGAAGTTGGTTACCCGCGAAACCACGAGCCTAGATCAGATTCAAGGGGAACTCAAGGTCAACAGCGATGGTAGCCTCACCTTTGTGGAAGAGGATGGGATTGACTTTCAGCCGATTACGGTGCAAATGCCTGGTGGTGAGCGGATTCCATTATTGTTTACTGTGAAAAACCTCGTGGCAACGACGCAGCCCAATATCACCAGTATCACTACCTCCACGGATTTTAGTGGCCAATTTAACGTGCCCTCCTACCGCACCTCTAATTTCCTTGATCCCAAGGGGCGGGGGCTGGCAGCGGGCTATGATTCGGCAGTCGCAATTCCCCAGTCCAGCGATGAGCAGTTGGCTCGGGCAAATGTCAAGCGCTTTTCGCTGACGAAGGGTAACATTTCCTTGAATGTTGCTAAAGTTGATGGGCGCACTGGCGAAATTGCCGGTACATTTGAGAGTGAGCAACTCTCTGACGATGATATGGGTGCCCATGAAGCGCATGAAGTAAAAATTCAAGGGGTCTTTTACGCTCGCATTGAGCCTGCTTAG
- a CDS encoding GntR family transcriptional regulator, translating to MIQFHIQPDSEIPASTQLFNQISFAIAARQFPPGYRLPSTRQLAMQTGLHRNTISKVYERLEAAGLVVPQVGSGIYVRALGQEETRPRQRRPAVVPVHRIVQESMDTLLGMGYSLGQIRELFLAEIDARQKAGVRVIVTVPRHDQGAGELIVQELQQLLPIPVELVFLEELDTALQPENTATLVTVRYFASMTEAITRDKDVRVFFIDIYSYQRELEVVRQLPKGSCLGLVSLSSGTLGVAEVMIHSLRGEELLLVTAQVNDSYKLNALVHRAHTIISDRASGDRVKEAIAAARNDLIRIPRLICCESYIDPRSVELLKREIGLTEDLTLQAKAS from the coding sequence ATGATTCAGTTCCACATCCAACCAGATAGCGAAATTCCTGCGTCAACCCAACTTTTTAACCAAATTAGTTTTGCGATCGCCGCTCGCCAGTTTCCGCCAGGGTATCGTCTGCCCAGCACGCGACAATTAGCCATGCAAACTGGGTTGCACCGTAATACGATCAGCAAGGTCTATGAACGCCTTGAAGCCGCCGGTCTGGTTGTTCCCCAAGTGGGTTCCGGCATTTATGTGCGCGCCCTTGGCCAAGAAGAAACCCGCCCCCGGCAGCGGCGACCCGCAGTGGTGCCCGTTCACCGCATTGTCCAAGAAAGTATGGACACGCTTCTGGGCATGGGCTACTCCCTCGGCCAAATTCGGGAGCTATTCTTAGCAGAAATTGATGCCCGCCAGAAAGCGGGAGTGCGGGTTATTGTCACCGTCCCCCGCCATGACCAAGGGGCAGGGGAGTTAATTGTGCAGGAGCTACAACAACTGCTGCCTATCCCTGTGGAGTTAGTGTTTCTAGAGGAACTGGATACGGCATTGCAACCGGAGAATACCGCAACCCTAGTTACCGTTCGCTATTTTGCCAGCATGACGGAAGCCATTACCCGCGACAAGGATGTGCGCGTGTTCTTCATTGACATCTATAGCTATCAGCGGGAGCTTGAGGTGGTGCGGCAATTGCCCAAGGGATCCTGCCTTGGCTTGGTCAGCCTCAGTTCCGGCACCCTCGGCGTGGCGGAGGTGATGATTCATAGCCTTCGCGGTGAAGAGCTACTGCTGGTCACTGCCCAAGTCAACGATAGCTATAAATTGAATGCCCTTGTCCACCGTGCGCATACGATCATTAGCGATCGCGCCAGCGGGGATCGCGTCAAGGAAGCCATTGCTGCTGCCCGGAATGATTTGATTCGTATTCCACGCCTGATCTGCTGTGAGAGTTACATTGATCCACGATCCGTGGAGTTGCTCAAACGGGAAATTGGCTTAACTGAGGATTTAACACTGCAAGCCAAAGCGTCTTGA